The sequence aattcacccaagtgtaggttgtctgcaaaattgtagataatttctcaaagattccaaacatgtttgaatcacctccatttgaattttctatcttgagttatcattattgtaccaacacgtagaaaacctaaaaataaaacatgtttagtaagatatttaaatataaacaaacaatactaaaataacataattttataattttaatgaaacttaaaatttaaaatataggttttagcatataataaattattaattttatgtttcatcatcatgcatggctaatactcattttaaatttaaataagtgATCtagcaattaaataaatacatgggttttacgtgtactgaattttgggctctacaaatgGAGTTCAAAatgaacaaatatatattttgaaattctgTCGTGAAACGAAAGAAAGTCATTACATCTTTATTGCCCAACTGTACTTTGGACttttgatatgaatccacgtacgtaagaatagcaaacacgattatttaGAATCGcaccctcaattcaataacgaacaaggaatcgTTGTTGTTGTCCCGactttttgaatcaagtattacgtgatattcacctctaaactatgaaaagcttagcaacaaataattaCAAGAAAACAAACGACACTCGAAcgatgtaatgacccgaattcgtattttgaatgaagtattaattaatatataattaaagaattgttaattaagtattatgaacgaattgataatttgggattaatctgttggatccaccgaattttaaatggataacccgatctaattgcgattacgttatctcgagaaatccaaccagacgaatgagattctgacacgtggcagataagattgattcggatttctgaaatagtccggatgcagcctataaatggaagccgaattcttttgtttcctacaccgcatccttcagagagagagttataatcttttaccttaggttttctagccagtttctagggcactttggtgtcgggaagtttcggagctagtgttgACTCGAAGGGAGGTCAGCTGATGACgaacgcaggtataatcctaaagcctttaggaagaactttatagcatgtttggtaattcagaatctggtttgatagtgatttcatattgttggtattgtctaggttaagagctttcggtcagattgttttagtgaggtacgtgatgtactgacgagatatccaagcgtagtatacacatttatatgctgcatatttatgtgttacattatacatgttttactgctttggcataatatgcatgacatatcatgttgagcctgatatcttttgagatatacctcgtttgttggggccgctcagccctattctgtattgtggacgatggggcatcgagagctataGTGTTcgacgggacccgcgggctctgatgacctggacattgtaggtccacgtcttgatgatgagtttgggagccaaaacatgcctagggcagatcagagactacacactcaggcgcctctagactgagcatgagattcttgacttgatccttgatatccgagcatattgcatttcgcatgcatcatatcagtttgtatacttgtacattctcgtattgggcgattgttgctcacgtccttgttttcatcttgggcaccccattccacggggcaggtcttaggttggatgGTGTggacgaccagggcagtggctagagcagttgggttttcggtggtgatgcAGTAGAGGTTTTTtgtgtggtttatcgttttctcgttcataattatgttttcgatatggttgtattaatgtttaagactgctgttgtttgttctgttttcgtttgcgttgtaagatgattaagctaattgttgttattaagttttaatgttgcatgtttattagtctgtttagtagtggctcgggtaagggcactacatttggtggtatcagagcatgcaaagatttttgggacattagtaattctgttttgaggatttagaggttgattttggtttctTTTCAGATGTCAGGAGACGGAAGCAGTCGCGGAAGTGTGGGACATGGTCATTATGGCGACGATGAGGCTGGCCTAGAACATCGTTGTAGGCAGGCGTCACTgagatcatgatgaaaggagacgtaggaaccgtgtcaacattatggatttcatgaagATTGGACCTCCACCGTTGACTGGAGATGAGAATGCTGATGTTGCTGAAGCTTGAGTCAATATCATGGAGCAGTGTTTTCGAGTGCTGCACTATGACGAGAACGAGAAGATGGAGGTAGCTGATTTCATGATCCAAGAAAAAGCTCGGAAATGGTGGAAACCTGTTTCTGTCATTCTAGTTCAGCAGCATGGGCGGATTCGTTGGGAACATTTCCGTCAGGCcttcatcaatcatcactttTCGCCAAGTCTTTGTCAGGCGAAGGAGATGGAACTGTTGACCATTAAGCAAGGAGATTCGAGCATTGAGGATTACCAAAAGCGTTTTACGGATCTGTTGCCTTACGTTCCTCACATCAGTGAGAATTATTCAGAAAAATATTCTCACTttttgaatggtttgaaccaggaGTTTTTTTATCGGGTTTCAGTCTGTGACGATCCTACTTCGTACGAAGGATTAGTGAATCGTTGTCGTTAAGCAGAGATCCGTATTGCTAGGAGGAAGGCTATGCAAGCTTGCAAAAGTTCTAGTTCGTTGGGACCGAGGGGTCAGTCTTTTAAGAAGTCTGCATCTTCCTCTTCTTCCGGTTTTGGAGGGGTGTACAGCTTTGGTAGGAAAAAGCTGCAATGTGGCCACGGTGGAGGAAATCACCAGACGAAAAATTGTCGAAAAGTAACATGTGCTTGTTTCAACTGTGGTGGTTTTGGTCACATGAAGAGGGATTGCCCTAATTTGGAGAATCAGAGTGTAGGCGGAGGTTCTATGGCAGGGTCTTACAGTCTAAAACAATCTGAGGCCACTGTACAACAGAAAGTTTTTCCTGCTCAAGGTTCTCGTCGTGGTGGAATATCACAAGGATCTCAGCAACGTCCACGAGTTCAAGGGCAAGTGTTTGTCCTAAACCAAGAACAAGCTGATGAGCAAAACGAGAtagtcattgcaggtaattttattttatgtggtattcctgcatatgtattaattgacacTAGTGCATCGCATTCATTCATAGCAtcaatgtttgttaagaagcataaactacCCTACGTGTCATTAGATGTTTTGATGTCGGTGTCTACACCGATGGGACAAGAGGTTTTAGCTAAGCTACTTGTAGTAGACTGTTTGTTAGAGTTTGAGGAAAAATACTTGTCTGCCAATTTTATGATATTGGCTATGGAAGATTTCGATTGTATTATGGCAATCGACCTATTGACTAAGTATAGAGCGACGGTAGTTTGTTATCAACTTCTCGTTCAGTTTCGTCCAGAAGGAGACGAGAATTGGTTTTTCTTCGGTGAGGGAGCTCGACCTCCAATGCCAGTAGTGTCTGCTGTAAAGGCACAACGGGCTTTAACGAAAAGAGGAGATGGATACCTCATTTATG comes from Primulina huaijiensis isolate GDHJ02 chromosome 2, ASM1229523v2, whole genome shotgun sequence and encodes:
- the LOC140956559 gene encoding uncharacterized protein; translated protein: MEQCFRVLHYDENEKMEVADFMIQEKARKWWKPVSVILVQQHGRIRWEHFRQAFINHHFSPSLCQAKEMELLTIKQGDSSIEDYQKRFTDLLPYVPHISENYSEKYSHFLNEIRIARRKAMQACKSSSSLGPRGQSFKKSASSSSSGFGGVYSFGRKKLQCGHGGGNHQTKNCRKVTCACFNCGGFGHMKRDCPNLENQSVGGGSMAGSYSLKQSEATVQQKVFPAQGSRRGGISQGSQQRPRVQGQVFVLNQEQADEQNEIVIAASMFVKKHKLPYVSLDVLMSVSTPMGQEVLAKLLVVDCLLEFEEKYLSANFMILAMEDFDCIMAIDLLTKYRATVVCYQLLVQFRPEGDENWFFFGEGARPPMPVVSAVKAQRALTKRGDGYLIYAVDISKDVIDVKNIPVVDEFLDVFPDEIPGFPPEREVEAEIELSAQLKSTFDVLQQMIVAHPEQVFQQLVVEIALSAGRRVYLLLLLNGRIFQGEPIPDPVPKI